The following coding sequences are from one Verrucomicrobiota bacterium window:
- the umuD gene encoding translesion error-prone DNA polymerase V autoproteolytic subunit, with product MEIEAPIPFQKRTSLRLPLVSASVEAGFPSPADDHMERGIDLNEELIRNPAATFLVRVKGESMRDAGIHAGDVLIVDKSLTPTDRKIVVAMIDGNFTVKRFRKTNGRIFLEAANSSFEPIEVTEGQELTIFGVVSYIIHQAR from the coding sequence ATGGAGATAGAGGCACCGATACCTTTTCAGAAACGCACAAGCCTGAGATTGCCTCTGGTCTCAGCCTCGGTAGAAGCAGGGTTTCCTTCGCCGGCAGACGACCACATGGAGCGTGGGATCGATCTGAATGAGGAGCTGATCCGCAATCCAGCTGCTACTTTCTTGGTCCGGGTGAAGGGGGAGTCCATGCGCGATGCCGGGATCCATGCGGGGGATGTCCTGATCGTGGATAAGTCGCTCACTCCGACCGATCGGAAGATCGTGGTGGCGATGATCGACGGGAACTTCACGGTGAAGCGGTTCAGAAAAACCAATGGGCGGATCTTCCTAGAGGCGGCGAACTCTTCCTTCGAGCCTATCGAGGTGACGGAGGGGCAAGAGCTCACGATCTTCGGGGTGGTCTCCTACATCATTCACCAGGCGAGGTAG